acgttggtgatTTTTTAGGCTGGTAATGTAGTTGAAGcctttcccacactggtcacattGAAATGGTTTAATCCCAGTGTGGGTAACTTCATGGGATTTTAACTGTGCATATTTTACAAACGGTTTGCCACAGTGATCGCATGTGTACAATttatgtccagtgtggatgcgttggtgacattttaggTACTTTTGGTGCTtgaagcttttttcacaggagtcacagcgATACTGCTTTCTCCCTGACTgtgggcattgatggatcaataACTGTTCAttttgagtaaaagtcttcccacactggtccAAGCCGAATGGTCTAACTTCACTGTGTGTGAGTTGATGGTCATTTAACTGATccacttgagtaaaagtaatctcacactgatcacagctgaatggttttaCTTCACTGTGGGTGAGTTGATGTTGATTTAACTGATCCACTTGAGTAAAAGTCatctcacactgatcacagctgaatggttttaCTTCAATGTGAGTGAGTTGATGTTGATTTAACTGATCCACTTGAGTAAAAGCCatctcacactgatcacagatgaatggtttaacttcactgtgGGTGATTTGATGGTTATTTAACTGATCCACTTCAGtgaaagtcttcccacactcaTCACAGCTGAACACtttctccacagtgtgaatacgttGATGAATTCTtagttgtgttgctgtgataaaagtccTGCGACATTGTACACATCTGTGTGGTCTTTCCCCAGTATGAACACGTTGGTGAATTTTTAGGCTGGTAATGTAGTTGAAGcctttcccacactggtcacagtggtatggtttaaccccagtgtgggtaACTTCATGGGATTTTAACTGTGCGTACTTTACAAATGATTTTCCACAGTGATTACATGTGTACAAAttatgtccagtgtggatgcgttggtgagaTTTTAGGTTCCGTTGATGCTTGAAGCTTTTTCACAGGAATCACAGTGGTACAGCTTTCTCCCAGagtgggggcattgatggatcgaCAACTGTTCATTTTGAGTAaatgtcttcccacactgatcacagctgaatgttcGAACTTCATTGTGGGTgagctgatgtttttttaaataatccatTCGCGTAAAAGtcttcacacactgatcacagctgaatggtcgaACTTCACTGTGGGTGAGTTgatgtttctttaaataatCCATTCGAGTAAAAGTcctcccacactgatcacagctgaatggtcgaACTTCACTGTGGGTGAGTTGATGTTGTTTTAAATGATCCACTCGAGTAAAAGTCCTCCCACATTGCTCACAAACAAATGGTTTCTTCACAGTGTGAATACGTTGGTGAATTCTTAACCGTGTTGCTGTCACAAAAGTCTTGTGACATTTCTCACATCTGTGTGGTCTCTCCCCTGTGTGGACACGTTGATGAACTTTTAGGTTGGCATTGAAGTTGAAGcctttcccacactggtcacattGATATGGTTTAACCCCGGTGTGGGTAACTTCATGGGATTTTAACAGTGCATACTTTATAAATGGTttgccacagtgatcacatgcgtacacatcatgtccagtgtggatgcgttggtgacattttaggTTCCGTTGGTGCTTGAAACTTTTTTCACAAGAGTCACAGTGATACCGCTTCTCTCTGACTGTGGGCACTGATGGTTCAATAACTGTTCATTTTGAGTAAAAGTTTTCGAACACtgttcacagctgaatggtctaactTCACTGTGGgtgagttgatgtttttttaaatgatccaCTCGAGTAAAAgccttcccacactgatcacagttgaatggtcgAACTCCACTGTGGGTAAGTTTATGTTTTCTTAAATGATCCATTCGAATAAacgtcttcccacactgatcacagctgaatggtcgaACTCCACTGTGGGCGAGTTGATGGTCTTTGAACTTTTGCATCCGAGTAAAAGTCCTCCCACACTGCTCACAATTGAATGGTCTAattccactgtgaatgagttggtgtCTTGTTAGCTTACTCTTGGTAATAAACGTactcccacactgatcacaactGAATGGTCTCACTCCACTGTGGATGAGTCCATGACTTCTTAAATCACCATTCTGAGAAaatgtcttcccacactgatcacacctGAATGAtttaactccactgtggatGAGTTGGTGTTTTGTTAACTTACTCTTGTAAGtgaaagtcttcccacactgatcacagctgaatggtctaactccactgtgaatgagttggtgtGCTGTTAAATAACTCTTAGAAGTAAAAGtcttctcacactgatcacagctgaatgatttaactccactgtgaatgagttggtgtCTTGTCAACTTACTCTTGCTAATAAAAGtcttctcacactgatcacagctgaatggtctcactccactgtggatgagttgatggctttttacaTCACTCATCCGTGTAaatgtcttcccacactgatcacagctgaatgctttaactccactgtgaacgaCTTGATGTGCTGTTAGTCTACACTTGTAAGTGAAAGTAAgcccacactgatcacaactgaacggtttctccacagtgtgaatacgttggtgaattcttagctttgttgctgtgataaaagtcttgccacattgctcacaatTCAGCGattcatctctgtttgttgtggttGGGGAACTATCATAATCCTCTTCAGAGGTCCGACATCTGACtccattgttgtttttacatttctgtagcaataGAAAAAGATACAGAGGCCATGAGTGAAATGGAATTGCgaaaaaatgtcatccaaatgtCTCAATTACATGTAGTAGGTTGGAACAAGATCAAGAGACTGCAGACATGTTAGCAGCTCTGCGATTAGAAACATAGACATGTGACAACACACTCgcaatgtcaacaaaaaaattttCCCTGGTCAacagttttcaactttctgcactgtagttttagaatattgggtCGTAATATTTGTCAATCaccaagacacacaaagcagagctgggactgatgAGACTGTACCACTGGGATCTGTTGATCCCCAGATTTTTCATGAAGTTACCTTATTGGatcaatgtaaaatattaagcATACAACACCAATGTCCAGAGTCAGGTCGTGCTTGCAGAAAGGTCATTTCACATGTCCCTTTCACCGCAAACACTTTCCAGTATCTCCTGGGGATAAGATGCTGATACCAGGCCAGATGACTTGTTTAATTCAGCAACTGAATTGTGGGTCTGCACCAGGGTCTCCATTCACATTGACATGGGAAAAAGAAATAAtcacgctccgcttaaaacatcccccgccttatatatagtacctctaagtgcaagaaataataatatacactgaacgatacacctacaaaatgatacatcttcactacaaaaaaaagcagtcaggtcaaggtcatacaccccaaaaggcacatctacattaccaacaggcttagtgtgcgaaatatgaatgaaattcCTCAAGTAGTAAACTCACAATactcaaaagtattattctctaccaaagaaaatgctgctcctTACCTTACTGAACACCGCGATtgaaaacaagacttttcttccgttactGACTGATATCACCATGtaacacattttcagaatgtttgACAAGCAGCTAGTAAATTATTGATAATAATATTGCAGTGGTATGTTTCTTACTTTtcgtgaagaatccatgtttcctccgttgttgagctcacACCAAATGGCTGACAacgttcctctgctcctccgtcagactctcctcctcctgccaatcacctgtcacatcaaacacatcttcattaggatgcCACTCTATACGCAAGTGTCAAAGTGTCCTagatgttcatcagccaacacagaggacacatttcaactcagtgattgactttcatctgttttcagtttcacatAAAACTGATGGAAATTAACTTAAACTTATAACAATaaggaacacagacagaaaacaggcatggaaaagagaataaatagaatataaagatgctactgcagctGATTGAAGACAGGAATGCtagtagaaaactgttaatgcTGTAAGTTAGTCAGTGTATTTCACGTTCATGTAAATGAAGTTGATGAGTCTGTGACAGTTCACGAagctgtgtgtgaaaatgtagaAAGGTTGTGAGTGTGAACCTACCAGACGATGTGACAAGTTCATGTCCCTCCAGATGCCGGAGAAGACCTCGAATCGGACGGACTGTGTTTGCTGGAAGCGGCTCACTGGTAGCTCGCAGTCCGTCTTCACCTGTTTCCGGCACAAATCCACGTCGGTGCTGCTCAAACTCAACCTCACAGACTTTAAGCTGCTTCTGTCGGCGGACACACGTTCCACTCTTCACCGGGTTCAACACAAAACGGATCCGGGAAAGGAAACTAACTGCTCCGGTACGACCGGACCGGAGAGGGTTTAGtgcgtcttcttcttcttcttcttcttcttcttcttcttcttcttcttcttcttcttcttcttcttcttcttcttcttcttcttcttcttcttcttcttcttcttcttcttcttcttcttcttcttcttcttcttcttcttcttcttcttcttcttcttcttcttcttcttcttcttcttcttcttcttcttcttgttttacggcggttggcatccagcttcttggtgcattaccgccaccttctgtTCCGGAGTGTGGACCAGAcagtagacttttttttttttttttattattattattaaggtttttatttaaattttgaacAGGATACATTAATTAGGTACCACCAAATTCTATCATCTGAAATATAGATTAACaacatacaacaaaaaacaaaaacagatacaACAAAGAGCAAGGGGGCAgttgaaagaaaatacaaacaataaatcatGTTATAAATGGAATCAGTTAGTCAAGTTAAATTCGCTACAAAAGTTTCAAGAAGACCAGCATTCTTATGCAATATCAAATTTAAGGATTTAGCAAAGAGCTTAAAATCATTCCTCCAGTGGGTTAGAGTTGGTTTAATTTTCATAAATCTGcatttatgtataaaatgtttGCAGAGTATTAATAAATTGTTCACACCATAgtctattttgttgttattaatatctatcccaaatttgatgtttttatcagtCAGTGTAATTCCACAAATTCCCTTTGATTGCATCCAACTTTCAAAGTCCTGCCAGAACATCTGTACTATTCTACAATTAAAGAAGAGATGTTCAAGGTTTTCATCTTCTGTATCACAGAAGGAACAATTTCCAGTTTctatttgaatttgttttttaaaaattcattagTTGGGtatattttgttcaaaattttgAAGTGGACTTCTTTCATTTTGAATGGAATAGGGAAAGCCAGATATCGACATctaattttttcaattttttcttttctaaatcctttaaaatataatttcttcTTACAGAGCTAGGAAAGCTGCATTTTACTAAAGAGTTCCTTATAAATTTGTTGTTGCATTTGCGATCGCAGAAGTCAATGccattaattaataaatgtcttAAATCTGGTTTAACATTTGAGTAGTACATATCCTGTCTAACCGTAGACTGCAATGTTATTGGAATAGCTTTAACTGTTTGGCTATATTTTCTCTTCGTACATTCAATTTGAAATTtctcacaaaaaacatcatacggCAAGAAGTTTCCTTCATCATTTAAAAGATGGGCAACAGCCCATATACCTTTAGAAAACCAGTCATTTGTAAAGAACGATTTTCTATTGATAGTTATGTACCAGTTGTTCCATATCGGAGAATTATGTGGtgtgaaattatgtttaaaGATTAACTTCCAATAGAGAAGGGTCTGTTGATGGAAATCAGAAAGCTTCACTGGTAGTTTGCTAAAttcaaaatcacatttcaataacAAGTGAATTCCTCCCATCTTATTAAAATCATGTTGGGTATGTAGTACCAAATAGAGTGAATATTGTTAAGcaagtttttcagccatttaAGTTTCAATAAACCATTCATATTATCAAAGTCTATTGCATTTCCTCCGCCATCTTTATAGGATTGAACCATATCGTTTTTACTTATGTAATGACATTTATTCCTccatataaaattaaaatttatgtTATTAATAGCTTTTATCATCTTATGATTCATTGGAAGAGAGTACGCTGGGTAGATAAGTCTGGAAAGGCTGTCCATTTTGGTTAGCAATATTCTCCCAAATATGGAAAGATCTCTTTGTAACCATCTATTAAGTGTTGATTTGCATTTGTTAATGTTATCCCAAATATTTACCTTGTCagaaatgattttgttttttgttatgaCAATTCCCAAATATTTTACTTCATTCTTAACTTGTATGTTGTATAATGATTGCTGAGAGTCATCCTTTAGCGCAAgtaattcacatttatttaaatttagttgTAGACCAGAAGCCTTAGAAAAAGTACTTATTGTTTGTAAGGCCAAAGGGATTTggtctttatttttcaaaaaagagTGGTGTCATCAGCTAGTTGACTTATAATCAATTGTTTATCCATTATATCAATTCCTGTTACTTCACTATCTTTAATTAAAATAGAAAGCATCTCTGCAACCATTATAAATAAAAGAGGAGAACTTCCACATCCCTGTCGAATACCCTTTT
This is a stretch of genomic DNA from Acanthochromis polyacanthus isolate Apoly-LR-REF ecotype Palm Island chromosome 1, KAUST_Apoly_ChrSc, whole genome shotgun sequence. It encodes these proteins:
- the LOC110972752 gene encoding gastrula zinc finger protein XlCGF46.1-like isoform X1, with the protein product MDSSRKKCKNNNGVRCRTSEEDYDSSPTTTNRDESLNCEQCGKTFITATKLRIHQRIHTVEKPFSCDQCGLTFTYKCRLTAHQVVHSGVKAFSCDQCGKTFTRMSDVKSHQLIHSGVRPFSCDQCEKTFISKSKLTRHQLIHSGVKSFSCDQCEKTFTSKSYLTAHQLIHSGVRPFSCDQCGKTFTYKSKLTKHQLIHSGVKSFRCDQCGKTFSQNGDLRSHGLIHSGVRPFSCDQCGSTFITKSKLTRHQLIHSGIRPFNCEQCGRTFTRMQKFKDHQLAHSGVRPFSCDQCGKTFIRMDHLRKHKLTHSGVRPFNCDQCGKAFTRVDHLKKHQLTHSEVRPFSCEQCSKTFTQNEQLLNHQCPQSERSGITVTLVKKVSSTNGT
- the LOC110972752 gene encoding gastrula zinc finger protein XlCGF46.1-like isoform X2 → MDSSRKKCKNNNGVRCRTSEEDYDSSPTTTNRDESLNCEQCGKTFITATKLRIHQRIHTVEKPFSCDQCGLTFTYKCRLTAHQVVHSGVKAFSCDQCGKTFTRMSDVKSHQLIHSGVRPFSCDQCEKTFISKSKLTRHQLIHSGVKSFSCDQCEKTFTSKSYLTAHQLIHSGVRPFSCDQCGKTFTYKSKLTKHQLIHSGVKSFRCDQCGKTFSQNGDLRSHGLIHSGVRPFSCDQCGSTFITKSKLTRHQLIHSGIRPFNCEQCGRTFTRMQKFKDHQLAHSGVRPFSCDQCGKTFIRMDHLRKHKLTHSGVRPFNCDQCGKAFTRVDHLKKHQLTHSEVRPFSCEQCSKTFTQNEQLLNHQCPQSERSGITVTLVKKVSSTNGT